Proteins from a single region of Manis javanica isolate MJ-LG chromosome 5, MJ_LKY, whole genome shotgun sequence:
- the LOC108383871 gene encoding UDP-glucuronosyltransferase 2B31-like isoform X2: MATTGRPTTFYELMRKADMWLIRTYWDFDYPHPLLPNVQYVGGLHCKPAKPLPKEMEQFVQSSGENGIVVFTLGSMVTNMSEERANVIASALAQIPQKVLWRFDGKTPDTLGQNTRLYKWIPQNDLLGHPKTKAFITHCGANGIYEAIYHGIPIVGIPLFADQPDNIARLESKGAAVRLDLRTLSSTDLLGALKRVINDPLYKENAMRLSRIHHDQPMKPLDRAVFWIEFVMRHKGAKHLWPASHDLTWFQYHSLDVIGFLLACVATALFVITKCCLFCCRKFAKTGMKEKRE; the protein is encoded by the exons gAAGACCAACTACCTTTTACGAGTTAATGAGGAAAGCTGATATGTGGCTCATTCGAACCTATTGGGACTTTGACTATCCTCACCCACTCTTACCCAATGTTCAGTATGTTGGAGGCCTCCACTGCAAACCTGCTAAACCTCTGCCTAAG GAAATGGAACAGTTTGTCCAGAGCTCTGGAGAGAACGGTATTGTGGTGTTTACTCTGGGGTCAATGGTCACCAACATGTCAGAAGAGCGAGCCAATGTGATTGCGTCAGCCCTTGCCCAGATTCCACAAAAG GTTCTGTGGAGATTTGATGGCAAAACACCAGATACCTTAGGGCAGAATACTCGGCTGTATAAGTGGATCCCCCAGAATGACCTACTTG GTCATCCAAAGACCAAAGCCTTCATAACTCATTGTGGAGCCAACGGCATCTATGAGGCAATCTACCACGGGATCCCGATAGTGGGCATTCCTTTGTTTGCAGATCAACCTGATAACATTGCTCGCTTAGAGAGCAAGGGAGCGGCTGTCAGACTGGATTTGAGAACACTGTCTAGTACAGATTTACTCGGTGCATTGAAGAGAGTCATTAATGACCCTTT ATATAAAGAGAATGCTATGAGATTATCAAGAATTCATCATGACCAGCCAATGAAACCTCTCGACCGAGCGGTCTTCTGGATCGAGTTTGTCATGCGCCACAAAGGAGCCAAGCACCTGTGGCCAGCCTCCCATGACCTCACCTGGTTCCAGTACCACTCCCTGGATGTGATTGGGTTCCTGCTGGCCTGTGTGGCCACTGCTCTATTTGTCATCACAAAATGTTGTCTGTTTTGTTGCCGGAAGTTTGCTAAAactggaatgaaagaaaaaagagagtag
- the LOC108383871 gene encoding UDP-glucuronosyltransferase 2B31-like isoform X3 produces the protein MRKADMWLIRTYWDFDYPHPLLPNVQYVGGLHCKPAKPLPKEMEQFVQSSGENGIVVFTLGSMVTNMSEERANVIASALAQIPQKVLWRFDGKTPDTLGQNTRLYKWIPQNDLLGHPKTKAFITHCGANGIYEAIYHGIPIVGIPLFADQPDNIARLESKGAAVRLDLRTLSSTDLLGALKRVINDPLYKENAMRLSRIHHDQPMKPLDRAVFWIEFVMRHKGAKHLWPASHDLTWFQYHSLDVIGFLLACVATALFVITKCCLFCCRKFAKTGMKEKRE, from the exons ATGAGGAAAGCTGATATGTGGCTCATTCGAACCTATTGGGACTTTGACTATCCTCACCCACTCTTACCCAATGTTCAGTATGTTGGAGGCCTCCACTGCAAACCTGCTAAACCTCTGCCTAAG GAAATGGAACAGTTTGTCCAGAGCTCTGGAGAGAACGGTATTGTGGTGTTTACTCTGGGGTCAATGGTCACCAACATGTCAGAAGAGCGAGCCAATGTGATTGCGTCAGCCCTTGCCCAGATTCCACAAAAG GTTCTGTGGAGATTTGATGGCAAAACACCAGATACCTTAGGGCAGAATACTCGGCTGTATAAGTGGATCCCCCAGAATGACCTACTTG GTCATCCAAAGACCAAAGCCTTCATAACTCATTGTGGAGCCAACGGCATCTATGAGGCAATCTACCACGGGATCCCGATAGTGGGCATTCCTTTGTTTGCAGATCAACCTGATAACATTGCTCGCTTAGAGAGCAAGGGAGCGGCTGTCAGACTGGATTTGAGAACACTGTCTAGTACAGATTTACTCGGTGCATTGAAGAGAGTCATTAATGACCCTTT ATATAAAGAGAATGCTATGAGATTATCAAGAATTCATCATGACCAGCCAATGAAACCTCTCGACCGAGCGGTCTTCTGGATCGAGTTTGTCATGCGCCACAAAGGAGCCAAGCACCTGTGGCCAGCCTCCCATGACCTCACCTGGTTCCAGTACCACTCCCTGGATGTGATTGGGTTCCTGCTGGCCTGTGTGGCCACTGCTCTATTTGTCATCACAAAATGTTGTCTGTTTTGTTGCCGGAAGTTTGCTAAAactggaatgaaagaaaaaagagagtag